Proteins encoded together in one Argiope bruennichi chromosome 1, qqArgBrue1.1, whole genome shotgun sequence window:
- the LOC129981800 gene encoding venom peptide SjAPI-2-like: MKFLFPFCLVILFGAVCSFKFTKPDCRGNTTFGGYNNCRLRCDNLNNPPRFCPQFLLEGCTCKTGYIPVDKSYNPLKCVKREDCPK, encoded by the exons ATGAAATTCCTTTTCCCATTTTGCCTTGTCATTTTGTTCGGCGCTGTCTGCTCTTTCAAGTTCACTAAACCTG aCTGCCGTGGTAATACAACGTTTGGCGGGTACAACAACTGCCGATTGAGATGCGACAACTTGAACAATCCACCTCGATTTTGTCCTCAGTTCTTATTGGAGGGATGCACCTGTAAAACAGGATACATTCCTGTTGATAAAAGCTATAATCCATTGAAGTGTGTAAAAAGAGAAGAttgtccaaaataa